The DNA region ATCGCCAAGGCGTATGCCCAGCTGCACCTGGGCGTGATGCCCGATCGCGCGCGCGAGGCGTTGGCTGCCGCTCGCACGCTGGTACAGGCAGGGTTCGACGACATGGGTGGGCAGACATGGCCGGCCGAGCTCGCCGCGCAGCTCGCAGAAACGCGCCAGCATGCCGAACGGCTCGACGCCCTGGTGTCCCGCCCGCCCAGCAAGGAGGGGGTGGCTTCCGTTTCCGCATGGGCCAATCGCATGCTCGTTGCGGCCGACGCGGCGACGCAGTCGCTGGAACGGCTCGCCCAGGCCGGAACCGCCAAACTGGTCAATACCGCCGGGCGCCAGCGCATGCTGTCGCAGCGATTGGCGAAGAACTACAACCTGGCAGCAGCAGGGTTCGACGGCAAGGAGTTGCAGGGCCAGATGGCTGCCGATGCCAGCGAATTCCGGCGCGCGCTTGCGGCATTGGGTGCCGCACCGATTTCGACACCAGCCATCCGTGCCGAGTTGGCCCAGGGCGAGGCTCAATGGCTCTTCTTTGACAACGCCCTGCAGCACGCGGCGGAGCCCCGCAGGCTGGAGGCTGTCGCGACGACGAGCGAGCGCCTGCTGGAGGTGACGGACCGCCTCACGGCGCTGTACGAGGCAGCCCTGAGGGATGTACTGGGCTGATCGAGTCGGGGGTCCACGCCGGCCTGCAAAGCGGAGGGGCTTGACCAGTTGCCGTGCTCACCAGAGCGGCGTAAAGATCGTGGAAGTTGTCCTACGCGGGCCCGCCCCCGGGCGCCGCACACTGCGTTGGTCGATCCCCCTCGACACTCCCTCTCTTGTGATCCTTATCGCAAGTTCAGCCCGCTCTGAGCGGGCTTTCTTTTGCGTGGTGCTGGGCGGGCCGCTGCCGCTGCGAGGGGAGTGAACTTCACGGAAGGTGATTCCCATGCCATACGCCACCCCACGCATCGGCCTGCAGGACGGGCTGTCCTGGGCATCCCGCCCTGGACTGGCACCGCTCTGGGAAGACTACTTCACCACTCCCGTTCGCGATCGCCGGGTGCTCACGCTCTCCGGTCGCACCAGTTTCAGTGACGGGCGCCACCGCGTGGAAAACGCGGTCGGCATGCTGGAACTGAGCGGTGGCCCGGCGGGCCCCTACCGCACCACCCTGCAAATCTGCTTCGCCGATGCGCTCACGCTGCCCCCGCCGTCCTTCATTCTGGGGGACGACTCGGCGGTGGGCACGCTGGCGCTGCACGCGCGCTACTTCGATGCGTATATCGAGGTGGCGAGCCGCCATGGCGCCTACTTCCGCATCGGGGGCGACGGCGCTCGCAATGCGCTGGCCGCGGATCTGGCGCAACTGGGCTGACCGCGCCTTACTGGTTCCGCACGGCCAAAGGGGCTCGGCGCGCTGATCTGCGCGCAAGCGGTTGGCGGCCCCGTGCACGGGGCCGCCTTAGAACGTGTTGACGATTTCGCTCCAACCCTTCGGGCAGTGGCGTTTGCGGGCGGTCTGCGGCGTTGCGGCGTTTGCCAATAGCCGAGCTATTGGCAGCGCACCGCGCCTTGCATCCCCTCCCGCAAACGCCATTGCACGGCCCCAGGGAGATCGTAAACACGTTCTTACGGCCTCAGGTGGATGAGCCCAGCAGCCCGCCCAAGGCGAAGACCGAGTTCGGCACGTTTCTCGCCGGCAACTGCGATTTGGCCGGGGTGCGGGCTTTCAGCGCCACGGAGGCGGCCGGCGCCGCGTCGCGCAGGGTCTGCGCATCCTGGCTGGCGATCAGATCCGCCACCGTGATGGACTGCAGGTAGTCCATCACGCGCGAGTGGAAGGAGGCCCACAGCTCGGCGGTCATTTCGCCGGAGGGCAGCGGATGCGGCTCGGCGCTGGCTTTGTCGGCCGGGCGGGTCATGTACTTTTCCGATGCAGTGACGATGTCGGCTACGGACAGCTCCTGGGGGTTGCGGGTGAGCGTGTAGCCGCCGCCCGGTCCGCGGATGCTGCTGACCAGCCCCGCGCGACGCAGCGCACCGAAGATGTCTTCCAGGTAGGACAGCGAAATGCCCTGGCGGGCGCTGATGGCCGGCAAGGCCACAGGGCCGCCGTGCGAGCGCAGGGCCAGGTCGGTTACGGCGGTGACGGCCATCTTGCCGCGGGTGGTCAGGCGCATGATTTACTCCTCGATCGTGGTGTGGGGGAGCCCTTGGCGGGCAAAGGGGGTGGTGCTTCTGGCGGTCGTCCGGGCGTCGTCGCACCCTTTCTGCAGCACGCGCAGCAGTAGTTGCATCCAGCTCACGTCGGCCCAGTCCCTGCTTTGCAGCACGGGGTGCAGGGGGCTGGCGTGGCCGGACGGCGGCGCCACCTG from Paracidovorax wautersii includes:
- a CDS encoding Rrf2 family transcriptional regulator; translated protein: MRLTTRGKMAVTAVTDLALRSHGGPVALPAISARQGISLSYLEDIFGALRRAGLVSSIRGPGGGYTLTRNPQELSVADIVTASEKYMTRPADKASAEPHPLPSGEMTAELWASFHSRVMDYLQSITVADLIASQDAQTLRDAAPAASVALKARTPAKSQLPARNVPNSVFALGGLLGSST
- a CDS encoding type IV pili methyl-accepting chemotaxis transducer N-terminal domain-containing protein; this translates as MPCLRRLPGEPAALPSTLSPPEELRRGQRRAVVQTLAGVLLLSALPISAQARVAIATAINRTARFRALSQRIAKAYAQLHLGVMPDRAREALAAARTLVQAGFDDMGGQTWPAELAAQLAETRQHAERLDALVSRPPSKEGVASVSAWANRMLVAADAATQSLERLAQAGTAKLVNTAGRQRMLSQRLAKNYNLAAAGFDGKELQGQMAADASEFRRALAALGAAPISTPAIRAELAQGEAQWLFFDNALQHAAEPRRLEAVATTSERLLEVTDRLTALYEAALRDVLG